A stretch of the Metopolophium dirhodum isolate CAU chromosome 8, ASM1992520v1, whole genome shotgun sequence genome encodes the following:
- the LOC132949893 gene encoding RNA binding protein fox-1 homolog 2-like isoform X4: MVQGGIDPYASLAAASGAFPMQQPGQMAAMTLKMANPQQPTLMPATVAAPQNTAPLPPQVAVESDPPLPPIAYSPPTGLNMSMASSQQQQQHQQQHQQHQQQHQQHQQQQQQQQQQQQQQQQQQQQQQQQQQQQQQQQSVGLTKSEQQQITVTTVSQPLECTNATNALTTPVSVSVASPTNITNVGAGSPCSSSEDKNIQSKRLHVSNIPFRFREPDLRAMFGQFGPILDVEIIFNERGSKGFGFVTFGNSADADEAREHLHGTVVEGRKIEVNNATARVQTKKVAAPLQLPNVLLSRNGVLPNLAAAAALRGAAIQRGRAVAAANAVRNAAAMAAVAAASNGGFPSVGNPGFNTARLPATSIAVTPNPLQAINSAPGTYAPKMCFSGVYYDPFLAAQAADNNYRLQVAAAAAAASPLLKAAAAAQGTPALSSAAAVAQAQQASYVAAATYTAAAARAYNAAAAAANNQMANPAAAAAATYTALPAGYTGREYTAESYLASHGIGPVTGYGPMYRSGYNRFTPY, encoded by the exons ATGGTTCAAGGGGGAATTGATCCATATGCATCACTCGCGGCAGCGTCTGGTGCATTTCCTATGCAACAACCTGGACAAATGGCTGCGATGACGCTTAAAATGGCCAATCCCCAGCAACCAACTCTAATGCCGGCTACGGTGGCTGCACCTCAAAATACAGCTCCACTTCCACCACAGGTGGCTGTAGAAAGTGATCCACCGCTGCCACCTATTGCATACTCACCCCCGACTGGGCTTAACATGTCCATGGCGTCATcgcaacaacaacagcagcatcAGCAGCAGCATCAGCAGCATCAGCAGCAACATCAGCAGCAtcagcaacagcaacaacaacaacagcagcagcagcaacaacaacaacaacagcagcagcagcagcagcaacagcagcaacaacaacagcagcaacaaTCTGTTGGATTAACCAAGTCTGAACAACAACAAATCACAGTTACTACGGTATCACAACCG TTGGAATGTACTAATGCCACAAATGCATTGACTACACCGGTGTCAGTATCTGTAGCCTCACCAACGAACATTACCAATGTTGGCGCTGGGTCCCCTTGTTCATCTAGCGAAGACAAAAATATCCAATCAAAGAGACTTCATGTATCAAATATACCCTTTAGATTTAGAGAGCCCGACTTGCGTGCCATGTTTggg CAATTTGGACCAATTCTAGatgttgaaattatatttaatgagcGTGGATCAAAG GGATTCGGTTTTGTAACGTTTGGGAATAGCGCTGACGCTGATGAGGCTCGCGAACATCTTCACGGAACAGTTGTTGAAGGCAGAAAAATAGAG gtgAACAATGCAACAGCTAGAGTGCAGACTAAAAAAGTAGCTGCTCCTTTGCAATTACCAAAtg TATTACTCTCTAGAAACGGAGTATTGCCGAACCTTG CCGCCGCCGCAGCACTTAGAGGGGCAGCTATACAACGTGGACGAGCCGTGGCGGCCGCGAATGCCGTCAGGAACGCGGCCGCGATGGCTGCAGTGGCCGCGGCGTCCAACGGCGGGTTCCCTTCAGTAGGCAATCCAGGATTCAACACCGCCAGACTGCCGGCAACCAGCATTGCCGTCACGCCCAACCCGTTACAAGCCATCAACTCGGCTCCCGGTACTTACGCCCC TAAAATGTGTTTCAGTGGAGTGTACTATGATCCATTCCTGGCAGCTCAAGCTGCAGACAATAACTACAGGTTAcag GTAGCTGCCGCAGCAGCAGCCGCGTCGCCCCTACTTAAGGCCGCAGCCGCAGCCCAAGGGACTCCTGCGTTGTCGTCCGCCGCAGCGGTGGCCCAAGCGCAACAGGCGTCCTACGTTGCCGCCGCCACGTACACGGCCGCAGCGGCCAGAGCGTACAACGCGGCGGCTGCAGCCGCCAACAATCAGATGGCCAACCCGGCGGCCGCCGCCGCTGCTACGTACACGGCGTTGCCAGCTGG ATATACTGGGCGTGAGTACACCGCAGAATCATACTTAGCTAGTCACGGTATCGGTCCAGTCACTGGATACGgg CCAATGTACCGAAGTGGCTACAACCGATTCACCCCgtactga
- the LOC132949893 gene encoding RNA binding protein fox-1 homolog 2-like isoform X1, giving the protein MVQGGIDPYASLAAASGAFPMQQPGQMAAMTLKMANPQQPTLMPATVAAPQNTAPLPPQVAVESDPPLPPIAYSPPTGLNMSMASSQQQQQHQQQHQQHQQQHQQHQQQQQQQQQQQQQQQQQQQQQQQQQQQQQQQQSVGLTKSEQQQITVTTVSQPLECTNATNALTTPVSVSVASPTNITNVGAGSPCSSSEDKNIQSKRLHVSNIPFRFREPDLRAMFGQFGPILDVEIIFNERGSKGFGFVTFGNSADADEAREHLHGTVVEGRKIEVNNATARVQTKKVAAPLQLPNVLLSRNGVLPNLAAAAALRGAAIQRGRAVAAANAVRNAAAMAAVAAASNGGFPSVGNPGFNTARLPATSIAVTPNPLQAINSAPGTYAPKMCFSGVYYDPFLAAQAADNNYRLQAGAVNEVAAAAAAASPLLKAAAAAQGTPALSSAAAVAQAQQASYVAAATYTAAAARAYNAAAAAANNQMANPAAAAAATYTALPAGYTGREYTAESYLASHGIGPVTGYGPMYRSGYNRFTPY; this is encoded by the exons ATGGTTCAAGGGGGAATTGATCCATATGCATCACTCGCGGCAGCGTCTGGTGCATTTCCTATGCAACAACCTGGACAAATGGCTGCGATGACGCTTAAAATGGCCAATCCCCAGCAACCAACTCTAATGCCGGCTACGGTGGCTGCACCTCAAAATACAGCTCCACTTCCACCACAGGTGGCTGTAGAAAGTGATCCACCGCTGCCACCTATTGCATACTCACCCCCGACTGGGCTTAACATGTCCATGGCGTCATcgcaacaacaacagcagcatcAGCAGCAGCATCAGCAGCATCAGCAGCAACATCAGCAGCAtcagcaacagcaacaacaacaacagcagcagcagcaacaacaacaacaacagcagcagcagcagcagcaacagcagcaacaacaacagcagcaacaaTCTGTTGGATTAACCAAGTCTGAACAACAACAAATCACAGTTACTACGGTATCACAACCG TTGGAATGTACTAATGCCACAAATGCATTGACTACACCGGTGTCAGTATCTGTAGCCTCACCAACGAACATTACCAATGTTGGCGCTGGGTCCCCTTGTTCATCTAGCGAAGACAAAAATATCCAATCAAAGAGACTTCATGTATCAAATATACCCTTTAGATTTAGAGAGCCCGACTTGCGTGCCATGTTTggg CAATTTGGACCAATTCTAGatgttgaaattatatttaatgagcGTGGATCAAAG GGATTCGGTTTTGTAACGTTTGGGAATAGCGCTGACGCTGATGAGGCTCGCGAACATCTTCACGGAACAGTTGTTGAAGGCAGAAAAATAGAG gtgAACAATGCAACAGCTAGAGTGCAGACTAAAAAAGTAGCTGCTCCTTTGCAATTACCAAAtg TATTACTCTCTAGAAACGGAGTATTGCCGAACCTTG CCGCCGCCGCAGCACTTAGAGGGGCAGCTATACAACGTGGACGAGCCGTGGCGGCCGCGAATGCCGTCAGGAACGCGGCCGCGATGGCTGCAGTGGCCGCGGCGTCCAACGGCGGGTTCCCTTCAGTAGGCAATCCAGGATTCAACACCGCCAGACTGCCGGCAACCAGCATTGCCGTCACGCCCAACCCGTTACAAGCCATCAACTCGGCTCCCGGTACTTACGCCCC TAAAATGTGTTTCAGTGGAGTGTACTATGATCCATTCCTGGCAGCTCAAGCTGCAGACAATAACTACAGGTTAcag GCAGGAGCAGTCAATGAG GTAGCTGCCGCAGCAGCAGCCGCGTCGCCCCTACTTAAGGCCGCAGCCGCAGCCCAAGGGACTCCTGCGTTGTCGTCCGCCGCAGCGGTGGCCCAAGCGCAACAGGCGTCCTACGTTGCCGCCGCCACGTACACGGCCGCAGCGGCCAGAGCGTACAACGCGGCGGCTGCAGCCGCCAACAATCAGATGGCCAACCCGGCGGCCGCCGCCGCTGCTACGTACACGGCGTTGCCAGCTGG ATATACTGGGCGTGAGTACACCGCAGAATCATACTTAGCTAGTCACGGTATCGGTCCAGTCACTGGATACGgg CCAATGTACCGAAGTGGCTACAACCGATTCACCCCgtactga
- the LOC132949893 gene encoding RNA binding protein fox-1 homolog 2-like isoform X3 — protein MVQGGIDPYASLAAASGAFPMQQPGQMAAMTLKMANPQQPTLMPATVAAPQNTAPLPPQVAVESDPPLPPIAYSPPTGLNMSMASSQQQQQHQQQHQQHQQQHQQHQQQQQQQQQQQQQQQQQQQQQQQQQQQQQQQQSVGLTKSEQQQITVTTVSQPLECTNATNALTTPVSVSVASPTNITNVGAGSPCSSSEDKNIQSKRLHVSNIPFRFREPDLRAMFGQFGPILDVEIIFNERGSKGFGFVTFGNSADADEAREHLHGTVVEGRKIEVNNATARVQTKKVAAPLQLPNVLLSRNGVLPNLAAAAALRGAAIQRGRAVAAANAVRNAAAMAAVAAASNGGFPSVGNPGFNTARLPATSIAVTPNPLQAINSAPGTYAPGVYYDPFLAAQAADNNYRLQAGAVNEVAAAAAAASPLLKAAAAAQGTPALSSAAAVAQAQQASYVAAATYTAAAARAYNAAAAAANNQMANPAAAAAATYTALPAGYTGREYTAESYLASHGIGPVTGYGPMYRSGYNRFTPY, from the exons ATGGTTCAAGGGGGAATTGATCCATATGCATCACTCGCGGCAGCGTCTGGTGCATTTCCTATGCAACAACCTGGACAAATGGCTGCGATGACGCTTAAAATGGCCAATCCCCAGCAACCAACTCTAATGCCGGCTACGGTGGCTGCACCTCAAAATACAGCTCCACTTCCACCACAGGTGGCTGTAGAAAGTGATCCACCGCTGCCACCTATTGCATACTCACCCCCGACTGGGCTTAACATGTCCATGGCGTCATcgcaacaacaacagcagcatcAGCAGCAGCATCAGCAGCATCAGCAGCAACATCAGCAGCAtcagcaacagcaacaacaacaacagcagcagcagcaacaacaacaacaacagcagcagcagcagcagcaacagcagcaacaacaacagcagcaacaaTCTGTTGGATTAACCAAGTCTGAACAACAACAAATCACAGTTACTACGGTATCACAACCG TTGGAATGTACTAATGCCACAAATGCATTGACTACACCGGTGTCAGTATCTGTAGCCTCACCAACGAACATTACCAATGTTGGCGCTGGGTCCCCTTGTTCATCTAGCGAAGACAAAAATATCCAATCAAAGAGACTTCATGTATCAAATATACCCTTTAGATTTAGAGAGCCCGACTTGCGTGCCATGTTTggg CAATTTGGACCAATTCTAGatgttgaaattatatttaatgagcGTGGATCAAAG GGATTCGGTTTTGTAACGTTTGGGAATAGCGCTGACGCTGATGAGGCTCGCGAACATCTTCACGGAACAGTTGTTGAAGGCAGAAAAATAGAG gtgAACAATGCAACAGCTAGAGTGCAGACTAAAAAAGTAGCTGCTCCTTTGCAATTACCAAAtg TATTACTCTCTAGAAACGGAGTATTGCCGAACCTTG CCGCCGCCGCAGCACTTAGAGGGGCAGCTATACAACGTGGACGAGCCGTGGCGGCCGCGAATGCCGTCAGGAACGCGGCCGCGATGGCTGCAGTGGCCGCGGCGTCCAACGGCGGGTTCCCTTCAGTAGGCAATCCAGGATTCAACACCGCCAGACTGCCGGCAACCAGCATTGCCGTCACGCCCAACCCGTTACAAGCCATCAACTCGGCTCCCGGTACTTACGCCCC TGGAGTGTACTATGATCCATTCCTGGCAGCTCAAGCTGCAGACAATAACTACAGGTTAcag GCAGGAGCAGTCAATGAG GTAGCTGCCGCAGCAGCAGCCGCGTCGCCCCTACTTAAGGCCGCAGCCGCAGCCCAAGGGACTCCTGCGTTGTCGTCCGCCGCAGCGGTGGCCCAAGCGCAACAGGCGTCCTACGTTGCCGCCGCCACGTACACGGCCGCAGCGGCCAGAGCGTACAACGCGGCGGCTGCAGCCGCCAACAATCAGATGGCCAACCCGGCGGCCGCCGCCGCTGCTACGTACACGGCGTTGCCAGCTGG ATATACTGGGCGTGAGTACACCGCAGAATCATACTTAGCTAGTCACGGTATCGGTCCAGTCACTGGATACGgg CCAATGTACCGAAGTGGCTACAACCGATTCACCCCgtactga
- the LOC132949893 gene encoding RNA binding protein fox-1 homolog 2-like isoform X6, with protein MVQGGIDPYASLAAASGAFPMQQPGQMAAMTLKMANPQQPTLMPATVAAPQNTAPLPPQVAVESDPPLPPIAYSPPTGLNMSMASSQQQQQHQQQHQQHQQQHQQHQQQQQQQQQQQQQQQQQQQQQQQQQQQQQQQQSVGLTKSEQQQITVTTVSQPLECTNATNALTTPVSVSVASPTNITNVGAGSPCSSSEDKNIQSKRLHVSNIPFRFREPDLRAMFGQFGPILDVEIIFNERGSKGFGFVTFGNSADADEAREHLHGTVVEGRKIEVNNATARVQTKKVAAPLQLPNAAAAALRGAAIQRGRAVAAANAVRNAAAMAAVAAASNGGFPSVGNPGFNTARLPATSIAVTPNPLQAINSAPGTYAPKMCFSGVYYDPFLAAQAADNNYRLQAGAVNEVAAAAAAASPLLKAAAAAQGTPALSSAAAVAQAQQASYVAAATYTAAAARAYNAAAAAANNQMANPAAAAAATYTALPAGYTGREYTAESYLASHGIGPVTGYGPMYRSGYNRFTPY; from the exons ATGGTTCAAGGGGGAATTGATCCATATGCATCACTCGCGGCAGCGTCTGGTGCATTTCCTATGCAACAACCTGGACAAATGGCTGCGATGACGCTTAAAATGGCCAATCCCCAGCAACCAACTCTAATGCCGGCTACGGTGGCTGCACCTCAAAATACAGCTCCACTTCCACCACAGGTGGCTGTAGAAAGTGATCCACCGCTGCCACCTATTGCATACTCACCCCCGACTGGGCTTAACATGTCCATGGCGTCATcgcaacaacaacagcagcatcAGCAGCAGCATCAGCAGCATCAGCAGCAACATCAGCAGCAtcagcaacagcaacaacaacaacagcagcagcagcaacaacaacaacaacagcagcagcagcagcagcaacagcagcaacaacaacagcagcaacaaTCTGTTGGATTAACCAAGTCTGAACAACAACAAATCACAGTTACTACGGTATCACAACCG TTGGAATGTACTAATGCCACAAATGCATTGACTACACCGGTGTCAGTATCTGTAGCCTCACCAACGAACATTACCAATGTTGGCGCTGGGTCCCCTTGTTCATCTAGCGAAGACAAAAATATCCAATCAAAGAGACTTCATGTATCAAATATACCCTTTAGATTTAGAGAGCCCGACTTGCGTGCCATGTTTggg CAATTTGGACCAATTCTAGatgttgaaattatatttaatgagcGTGGATCAAAG GGATTCGGTTTTGTAACGTTTGGGAATAGCGCTGACGCTGATGAGGCTCGCGAACATCTTCACGGAACAGTTGTTGAAGGCAGAAAAATAGAG gtgAACAATGCAACAGCTAGAGTGCAGACTAAAAAAGTAGCTGCTCCTTTGCAATTACCAAAtg CCGCCGCCGCAGCACTTAGAGGGGCAGCTATACAACGTGGACGAGCCGTGGCGGCCGCGAATGCCGTCAGGAACGCGGCCGCGATGGCTGCAGTGGCCGCGGCGTCCAACGGCGGGTTCCCTTCAGTAGGCAATCCAGGATTCAACACCGCCAGACTGCCGGCAACCAGCATTGCCGTCACGCCCAACCCGTTACAAGCCATCAACTCGGCTCCCGGTACTTACGCCCC TAAAATGTGTTTCAGTGGAGTGTACTATGATCCATTCCTGGCAGCTCAAGCTGCAGACAATAACTACAGGTTAcag GCAGGAGCAGTCAATGAG GTAGCTGCCGCAGCAGCAGCCGCGTCGCCCCTACTTAAGGCCGCAGCCGCAGCCCAAGGGACTCCTGCGTTGTCGTCCGCCGCAGCGGTGGCCCAAGCGCAACAGGCGTCCTACGTTGCCGCCGCCACGTACACGGCCGCAGCGGCCAGAGCGTACAACGCGGCGGCTGCAGCCGCCAACAATCAGATGGCCAACCCGGCGGCCGCCGCCGCTGCTACGTACACGGCGTTGCCAGCTGG ATATACTGGGCGTGAGTACACCGCAGAATCATACTTAGCTAGTCACGGTATCGGTCCAGTCACTGGATACGgg CCAATGTACCGAAGTGGCTACAACCGATTCACCCCgtactga
- the LOC132949893 gene encoding RNA binding protein fox-1 homolog 2-like isoform X2: MVQGGIDPYASLAAASGAFPMQQPGQMAAMTLKMANPQQPTLMPATVAAPQNTAPLPPQVAVESDPPLPPIAYSPPTGLNMSMASSQQQQQHQQQHQQHQQQHQQHQQQQQQQQQQQQQQQQQQQQQQQQQQQQQQQQSVGLTKSEQQQITVTTVSQPLECTNATNALTTPVSVSVASPTNITNVGAGSPCSSSEDKNIQSKRLHVSNIPFRFREPDLRAMFGQFGPILDVEIIFNERGSKGFGFVTFGNSADADEAREHLHGTVVEGRKIEVNNATARVQTKKVAAPLQLPNVCVQWPEAAAAALRGAAIQRGRAVAAANAVRNAAAMAAVAAASNGGFPSVGNPGFNTARLPATSIAVTPNPLQAINSAPGTYAPKMCFSGVYYDPFLAAQAADNNYRLQAGAVNEVAAAAAAASPLLKAAAAAQGTPALSSAAAVAQAQQASYVAAATYTAAAARAYNAAAAAANNQMANPAAAAAATYTALPAGYTGREYTAESYLASHGIGPVTGYGPMYRSGYNRFTPY; this comes from the exons ATGGTTCAAGGGGGAATTGATCCATATGCATCACTCGCGGCAGCGTCTGGTGCATTTCCTATGCAACAACCTGGACAAATGGCTGCGATGACGCTTAAAATGGCCAATCCCCAGCAACCAACTCTAATGCCGGCTACGGTGGCTGCACCTCAAAATACAGCTCCACTTCCACCACAGGTGGCTGTAGAAAGTGATCCACCGCTGCCACCTATTGCATACTCACCCCCGACTGGGCTTAACATGTCCATGGCGTCATcgcaacaacaacagcagcatcAGCAGCAGCATCAGCAGCATCAGCAGCAACATCAGCAGCAtcagcaacagcaacaacaacaacagcagcagcagcaacaacaacaacaacagcagcagcagcagcagcaacagcagcaacaacaacagcagcaacaaTCTGTTGGATTAACCAAGTCTGAACAACAACAAATCACAGTTACTACGGTATCACAACCG TTGGAATGTACTAATGCCACAAATGCATTGACTACACCGGTGTCAGTATCTGTAGCCTCACCAACGAACATTACCAATGTTGGCGCTGGGTCCCCTTGTTCATCTAGCGAAGACAAAAATATCCAATCAAAGAGACTTCATGTATCAAATATACCCTTTAGATTTAGAGAGCCCGACTTGCGTGCCATGTTTggg CAATTTGGACCAATTCTAGatgttgaaattatatttaatgagcGTGGATCAAAG GGATTCGGTTTTGTAACGTTTGGGAATAGCGCTGACGCTGATGAGGCTCGCGAACATCTTCACGGAACAGTTGTTGAAGGCAGAAAAATAGAG gtgAACAATGCAACAGCTAGAGTGCAGACTAAAAAAGTAGCTGCTCCTTTGCAATTACCAAAtg TTTGTGTTCAGTGGCCTGAGG CCGCCGCCGCAGCACTTAGAGGGGCAGCTATACAACGTGGACGAGCCGTGGCGGCCGCGAATGCCGTCAGGAACGCGGCCGCGATGGCTGCAGTGGCCGCGGCGTCCAACGGCGGGTTCCCTTCAGTAGGCAATCCAGGATTCAACACCGCCAGACTGCCGGCAACCAGCATTGCCGTCACGCCCAACCCGTTACAAGCCATCAACTCGGCTCCCGGTACTTACGCCCC TAAAATGTGTTTCAGTGGAGTGTACTATGATCCATTCCTGGCAGCTCAAGCTGCAGACAATAACTACAGGTTAcag GCAGGAGCAGTCAATGAG GTAGCTGCCGCAGCAGCAGCCGCGTCGCCCCTACTTAAGGCCGCAGCCGCAGCCCAAGGGACTCCTGCGTTGTCGTCCGCCGCAGCGGTGGCCCAAGCGCAACAGGCGTCCTACGTTGCCGCCGCCACGTACACGGCCGCAGCGGCCAGAGCGTACAACGCGGCGGCTGCAGCCGCCAACAATCAGATGGCCAACCCGGCGGCCGCCGCCGCTGCTACGTACACGGCGTTGCCAGCTGG ATATACTGGGCGTGAGTACACCGCAGAATCATACTTAGCTAGTCACGGTATCGGTCCAGTCACTGGATACGgg CCAATGTACCGAAGTGGCTACAACCGATTCACCCCgtactga
- the LOC132949893 gene encoding RNA binding protein fox-1 homolog 2-like isoform X5 → MVQGGIDPYASLAAASGAFPMQQPGQMAAMTLKMANPQQPTLMPATVAAPQNTAPLPPQVAVESDPPLPPIAYSPPTGLNMSMASSQQQQQHQQQHQQHQQQHQQHQQQQQQQQQQQQQQQQQQQQQQQQQQQQQQQQSVGLTKSEQQQITVTTVSQPLECTNATNALTTPVSVSVASPTNITNVGAGSPCSSSEDKNIQSKRLHVSNIPFRFREPDLRAMFGQFGPILDVEIIFNERGSKGFGFVTFGNSADADEAREHLHGTVVEGRKIEVNNATARVQTKKVAAPLQLPNVLLSRNGVLPNLAAAAALRGAAIQRGRAVAAANAVRNAAAMAAVAAASNGGFPSVGNPGFNTARLPATSIAVTPNPLQAINSAPGTYAPGVYYDPFLAAQAADNNYRLQVAAAAAAASPLLKAAAAAQGTPALSSAAAVAQAQQASYVAAATYTAAAARAYNAAAAAANNQMANPAAAAAATYTALPAGYTGREYTAESYLASHGIGPVTGYGPMYRSGYNRFTPY, encoded by the exons ATGGTTCAAGGGGGAATTGATCCATATGCATCACTCGCGGCAGCGTCTGGTGCATTTCCTATGCAACAACCTGGACAAATGGCTGCGATGACGCTTAAAATGGCCAATCCCCAGCAACCAACTCTAATGCCGGCTACGGTGGCTGCACCTCAAAATACAGCTCCACTTCCACCACAGGTGGCTGTAGAAAGTGATCCACCGCTGCCACCTATTGCATACTCACCCCCGACTGGGCTTAACATGTCCATGGCGTCATcgcaacaacaacagcagcatcAGCAGCAGCATCAGCAGCATCAGCAGCAACATCAGCAGCAtcagcaacagcaacaacaacaacagcagcagcagcaacaacaacaacaacagcagcagcagcagcagcaacagcagcaacaacaacagcagcaacaaTCTGTTGGATTAACCAAGTCTGAACAACAACAAATCACAGTTACTACGGTATCACAACCG TTGGAATGTACTAATGCCACAAATGCATTGACTACACCGGTGTCAGTATCTGTAGCCTCACCAACGAACATTACCAATGTTGGCGCTGGGTCCCCTTGTTCATCTAGCGAAGACAAAAATATCCAATCAAAGAGACTTCATGTATCAAATATACCCTTTAGATTTAGAGAGCCCGACTTGCGTGCCATGTTTggg CAATTTGGACCAATTCTAGatgttgaaattatatttaatgagcGTGGATCAAAG GGATTCGGTTTTGTAACGTTTGGGAATAGCGCTGACGCTGATGAGGCTCGCGAACATCTTCACGGAACAGTTGTTGAAGGCAGAAAAATAGAG gtgAACAATGCAACAGCTAGAGTGCAGACTAAAAAAGTAGCTGCTCCTTTGCAATTACCAAAtg TATTACTCTCTAGAAACGGAGTATTGCCGAACCTTG CCGCCGCCGCAGCACTTAGAGGGGCAGCTATACAACGTGGACGAGCCGTGGCGGCCGCGAATGCCGTCAGGAACGCGGCCGCGATGGCTGCAGTGGCCGCGGCGTCCAACGGCGGGTTCCCTTCAGTAGGCAATCCAGGATTCAACACCGCCAGACTGCCGGCAACCAGCATTGCCGTCACGCCCAACCCGTTACAAGCCATCAACTCGGCTCCCGGTACTTACGCCCC TGGAGTGTACTATGATCCATTCCTGGCAGCTCAAGCTGCAGACAATAACTACAGGTTAcag GTAGCTGCCGCAGCAGCAGCCGCGTCGCCCCTACTTAAGGCCGCAGCCGCAGCCCAAGGGACTCCTGCGTTGTCGTCCGCCGCAGCGGTGGCCCAAGCGCAACAGGCGTCCTACGTTGCCGCCGCCACGTACACGGCCGCAGCGGCCAGAGCGTACAACGCGGCGGCTGCAGCCGCCAACAATCAGATGGCCAACCCGGCGGCCGCCGCCGCTGCTACGTACACGGCGTTGCCAGCTGG ATATACTGGGCGTGAGTACACCGCAGAATCATACTTAGCTAGTCACGGTATCGGTCCAGTCACTGGATACGgg CCAATGTACCGAAGTGGCTACAACCGATTCACCCCgtactga